In Halovivax gelatinilyticus, the following are encoded in one genomic region:
- a CDS encoding DUF5778 family protein gives MERVIDEELYRRTKALLEPGEIELNGVVAHTDYGGREDVKMMQATIDVGDVIADAAGIDPTDCYVYSGNDDPDFSSNQHQGLTLDGDDFVWECQQLLRKGSFDLVFYYEASADQDAILSGVEELGFRATSVLGE, from the coding sequence ATGGAACGCGTCATCGACGAGGAGTTATACCGACGCACAAAGGCGCTCCTCGAGCCCGGCGAAATCGAACTGAACGGGGTGGTCGCCCACACCGACTACGGCGGACGCGAAGACGTCAAGATGATGCAGGCGACGATCGACGTCGGCGACGTCATCGCCGACGCCGCCGGCATCGATCCCACCGATTGCTACGTCTACTCGGGGAACGACGACCCGGACTTTTCGTCGAACCAGCACCAGGGGCTGACGCTCGACGGCGACGACTTCGTCTGGGAGTGTCAACAGCTCCTGCGAAAGGGATCGTTCGATCTGGTCTTCTACTACGAGGCGAGCGCCGACCAGGACGCGATCCTCTCCGGTGTCGAGGAACTCGGATTCCGAGCGACGAGCGTTCTCGGGGAGTGA
- a CDS encoding DUF92 domain-containing protein: MTSTVRRAGAIAALTALSLSIPIRGPVLGAGIAVVLLLVGFGVRRGPLFDVLSLPADRADGRLNSLLLLVLAAIVLGTLVGVTELSWAIVVGVILLLGFGDFTSQLARLKTADDAVAAAAFCVGGGLAAVSGMGATHAIDGADVADILPMVVFLAASGALFAAILRDQLPRYDDPLVLVLTGGLCWLLSLLEPVVTGTELAIALIVMVVLGYASYRLETASVAGMLAGILLGLLTIVLGGWGWFAVLISFFAIGGLSTKYRYAEKERRGVAEGNNGARGSANVFSNSAVALVAVVGYAASNVSVIGVDPLIFQFAFAGAVATALGDTLSSEIGGVYENPRLITTFEVVPPGTDGGVTWQGELAGIAGASTVAVIAAALFEPVTVVGFAVVLLSGIVGMTVDSLLGATLEGGRLGNQGVNFCATFTGALVGALAVGPLGLV, encoded by the coding sequence GTGACATCGACCGTCCGACGGGCCGGGGCGATCGCCGCCCTGACAGCGCTCTCGCTTTCCATCCCGATTCGCGGACCGGTACTCGGTGCCGGAATCGCGGTCGTCCTCCTGCTGGTCGGGTTCGGCGTTCGACGCGGGCCGCTGTTCGACGTGCTCTCGCTTCCCGCAGATCGAGCCGACGGTCGCCTCAACTCGCTCTTGTTGCTCGTCCTCGCGGCGATCGTCCTCGGCACGCTGGTCGGCGTGACCGAACTCTCGTGGGCGATCGTCGTCGGCGTCATCCTGTTGCTCGGATTCGGCGACTTCACGTCGCAGCTCGCACGGCTCAAAACGGCCGACGACGCCGTCGCTGCCGCGGCGTTTTGCGTCGGCGGTGGCCTCGCGGCCGTCTCCGGGATGGGAGCGACGCACGCGATCGACGGCGCCGACGTCGCGGACATCCTCCCGATGGTCGTCTTTCTCGCCGCGAGCGGGGCACTCTTCGCCGCCATCCTTCGCGACCAGCTCCCGCGGTACGACGATCCGCTGGTGCTGGTCCTGACCGGCGGGTTGTGCTGGTTGCTCTCGCTGCTCGAACCCGTGGTCACCGGTACGGAACTCGCGATCGCCCTTATCGTGATGGTCGTCCTCGGCTACGCCTCCTACCGACTCGAAACCGCCTCCGTCGCCGGCATGCTCGCCGGCATCTTGCTCGGCCTGCTGACGATCGTCCTCGGCGGCTGGGGCTGGTTCGCCGTCCTGATCTCGTTCTTCGCGATCGGCGGCCTCTCGACGAAGTATCGCTACGCCGAAAAAGAACGACGCGGCGTCGCCGAAGGCAACAACGGCGCCCGCGGTAGTGCGAACGTCTTTTCGAACTCGGCGGTCGCACTCGTCGCCGTGGTCGGCTACGCCGCGAGCAACGTCTCCGTGATCGGCGTCGACCCGCTCATCTTCCAGTTCGCGTTCGCCGGCGCCGTCGCCACCGCACTCGGTGATACCCTCTCGAGCGAGATCGGCGGCGTCTACGAGAACCCGCGACTGATCACGACGTTCGAAGTCGTTCCACCCGGCACCGACGGCGGAGTGACCTGGCAAGGAGAACTCGCCGGCATCGCCGGTGCGAGCACCGTCGCGGTAATCGCGGCCGCCCTCTTCGAGCCCGTTACCGTCGTCGGCTTCGCAGTCGTCCTGCTTTCCGGCATCGTGGGCATGACGGTCGACAGCCTCCTCGGCGCAACGCTCGAAGGGGGACGACTCGGAAATCAGGGCGTCAATTTCTGTGCGACGTTCACCGGCGCACTCGTCGGTGCGCTCGCAGTCGGACCGCTCGGACTCGTCTGA
- a CDS encoding undecaprenyl diphosphate synthase family protein — protein MGVYERYLAYRIARLDSDGPAHIALVITERDLLERGAYGTLSDFFDWSMAYAEQVTVYVSVLDRGAIPTLRRELERLETGHELAVRGPEDRSRADAPIRIGIGLGGKHEFTTAVRRLSESVAAGDLSPAEIDDEAVESHLVFPSEPDLVIKTGAERLSDFMIWQSVYSELYFTDVNWRDFRKRDFLRAVLEFCTRARRFGR, from the coding sequence GTGGGTGTCTACGAACGATATCTCGCCTATCGAATCGCCCGGCTCGATAGCGACGGTCCCGCTCACATCGCCCTCGTGATAACGGAGCGGGATCTGTTAGAGCGGGGTGCGTACGGGACGTTATCGGACTTTTTTGACTGGTCGATGGCGTACGCCGAGCAGGTAACCGTCTACGTCAGCGTCCTCGACCGCGGCGCGATACCGACGCTCAGACGGGAACTGGAGCGCCTCGAAACCGGCCACGAGCTGGCCGTTCGGGGGCCGGAGGATCGATCCCGGGCGGACGCCCCGATCCGAATCGGTATCGGACTGGGCGGCAAACACGAGTTTACGACGGCCGTCAGGCGGCTCTCGGAGTCGGTCGCGGCGGGGGATCTCTCGCCGGCCGAGATCGACGACGAAGCGGTCGAGTCCCACCTCGTGTTCCCGTCCGAGCCCGATCTGGTCATCAAGACCGGTGCCGAACGCCTCTCCGATTTTATGATCTGGCAATCGGTGTACTCGGAACTGTACTTCACGGACGTCAACTGGCGAGACTTTCGAAAGCGCGACTTTCTCCGAGCCGTCCTCGAGTTCTGTACGCGCGCTCGACGATTCGGTCGGTGA
- a CDS encoding winged helix-turn-helix domain-containing protein has protein sequence MTIETRPDPPQSQTALFELLSDETRLAIVRELYRHERTNPAAPGISFSSLGKRLDVDDSGRFNYHLRRLRGSLVEKRGDRYVLTTLGIRLGAFVVDEPVSLSVFDGSSREH, from the coding sequence ATGACGATTGAAACTCGCCCCGATCCCCCGCAGTCCCAGACGGCACTGTTCGAGTTACTCAGCGACGAGACGCGACTGGCGATCGTCCGCGAACTCTACAGACACGAGCGGACGAACCCGGCGGCACCCGGGATCTCGTTTTCCTCGCTGGGAAAGCGACTCGACGTGGACGACAGCGGCCGGTTCAACTACCACCTTCGGCGCCTGCGAGGGTCGCTCGTCGAGAAACGCGGCGACCGCTACGTGCTCACGACGCTCGGCATCAGGCTGGGCGCGTTCGTGGTCGACGAACCGGTTTCACTCTCCGTCTTCGACGGCTCGTCGCGTGAGCACTAG